GCCGGTATCTGTAGCCAGACTCCAGTTGTTGTGCTTACCTGAACCGTTGATGCCTGCGAATGGCTTCTCATGGAGAAGTACGCGGAAACCGTGATGGCGAGCCACCTTCTTCATCAAGCTCATCAGGAGCATGTTGTGGTCAACGGCAAGGTTGGTCTCCTCGAAGATAGGTGCCAACTCAAACTGGTTTGGTGCTACCTCGTTGTGGCGGGTCTTGCAAGGAATACCGAGCTCAAGAGCCTGGATTTCCAAATCCTTCATGAATGCCTGAACACGCTCAGGGATGGCGCCGAAGTAGTGGTCGTCCATCTGCTGGTTCTTTGCCGAATCATGACCCATCAGGGTGCGGCCTGTCAGCATCAGGTCAGGACGTGCAGCATACAAGCTCTCATCTACCAGGAAGTACTCCTGCTCCCAACCGAGATTGGAAATAACTTTCTTGACATCAGGGTTGAAGTAGTGGCAAACCTCTGTGGCTGCTACGTTTACAGCGTGCAATGAACGGAGCAACGGAGCTTTATAGTCGAGAGCCTCACCTGTATAAGAGATGAAGACAGTAGGGATACAGAGTGTATCGTCGATGATGAACACAGGAGATGTTGGATCCCATGCAGAGTAACCGCGAGCCTCGAAGGTAGAGCGGATACCGCCAGATGGGAATGAAGAAGCATCAGGCTCCTGCTGAACGAGCAACTTACCTGAAAATTCCTCGATCATACCACCCTTGCCGTCGTGCTCGATGAAGGCATCGTGCTTCTCGGCAGTACCTTCTGTCAATGGCTGGAACCAGTGGGTGTAGTGGGTTACGCCATTCTCGTCAGCCCACTGCTTGATGCCTTTGGCTACGGCGTTGGCGATGTTACGGTCGAGACGAGCTCCGTTGTCGATGACATCTACCAGTTTCTCATAGACATCTGCAGGGAGATACTTGTACATCTTCTGTCGGTTGAATACCTTCTTTCCGAAGAATTCACTTGGTCGCTCGCTAGGAGCGGTTACCTCAACAGGCTTTCTCTTGGAAGCCTCTGAAACAGCTTCAAATCTTAAGTTGCTCATACCTTATATATTTTAAAATTTTTGATATTCAATGTTTAATAATCTGTTGGAATGTTTATTTTCCCAGCCACTTGGCAATTCTCTCCATGGCTTCCTTGCAGTCTTCGTGTTCGCCGAAGGCGGTGAGACGGATGTAGCCTTCGCCTGATGGACCGAAGCCGACACCTGGGGTGCAGACTACGCTGGCACCATAAAGCATCTCTTCGAAGAATTTCCAGCTTGGTGTGTTGTTTGGCGTCTTCACCCAGAGATATGGGGCATTCTCGCCACCATAAACTTTCAAGCCGAGCTTCTGGAGTTCAGCTCTCATCAAGTGGGCATTCTCCATATAGTAATTGATGGTTGCCTTCACCTGCTCCTTGCCCTCAGGAGTGTAGATGGCTTCGGCAGCACGCTGGCTGATATAGCTGGTACCATTGAACTTGGTGCACTGGCGGCGGTCCCAGATAGGGTTCAGTGCCACTTCCTCGCCCGTCAAAGTCTTAGCCTTCAACTCCTTAGGAACAATGGTGTATCCGCAGCGTACACCGGTGAAACCGGCTGTCTTTGAATAACTGTGGAATTCTATCGCCACCTTTCTGGCTCCACGAATTTCGTAGATAGAATGAGGAATTTCCGGGTCGGTGATATATGCCTCGTAGGCTGCATCATAGAGGATGATACTCTCGTTTCTGATGGCATAGTTTACCCATTTTCTGAGTTCTTCTTTCGAGATGACCGTACCCGTAGGGTTGTTTGGATAACAGAGATAAATCATATCCACACGGTGGTCTGGAATCTGAGGGATGAAGTCGTCGCTCTCATCACATGGCATGTAGGTTACGTTGCTCCATTTGCCGTTCTCAAAGACTCCCGCTCTGCCAATCATCACGTTAGAGTCGATGTAAACCGGATAAATCGGGTCGGTGACACCGATGTTGTTATCCCATCTCAGAATCTCCTGAATATTTCCAGTGTCGCTCTTGGCTCCATCGTTTACGAACACCTCGTTGGCGTCGAGGTGGATGCCACGAGGCAGAAAGTCGTTTTTGATGATAGCTTCGCGAAGGAAGTCGTAGCCACGCTCCGGACCATAGCCTCTGAAGGAAGCCTGT
The Segatella copri DNA segment above includes these coding regions:
- a CDS encoding LL-diaminopimelate aminotransferase, with protein sequence MALVNEHFLKLANNYLFADIAKKVKAYKIAHPKQRVISLGIGDVTQPLCPAVIKAMHKAVDEMAEQASFRGYGPERGYDFLREAIIKNDFLPRGIHLDANEVFVNDGAKSDTGNIQEILRWDNNIGVTDPIYPVYIDSNVMIGRAGVFENGKWSNVTYMPCDESDDFIPQIPDHRVDMIYLCYPNNPTGTVISKEELRKWVNYAIRNESIILYDAAYEAYITDPEIPHSIYEIRGARKVAIEFHSYSKTAGFTGVRCGYTIVPKELKAKTLTGEEVALNPIWDRRQCTKFNGTSYISQRAAEAIYTPEGKEQVKATINYYMENAHLMRAELQKLGLKVYGGENAPYLWVKTPNNTPSWKFFEEMLYGASVVCTPGVGFGPSGEGYIRLTAFGEHEDCKEAMERIAKWLGK